A segment of the Calditrichota bacterium genome:
TGGCTTCGACGACACCGGATTATTGAAAGTCTCAACCACTGATCGGACAAGGGATTAACTCGCGCAAACGCCTGCTCTGTAGGGCAGGTTCTTCGAAAATGATACCTGGTTGTCATTACCATCATAGTCAAATATTTCTAATCCCATGTTCCTCACCTACGACCCCAAATTTAATGTCGCTTACCTCCGCCTTAAGGAATCTTCCGGCGAGGTGGAGACGATCAAAGTGAGCGACGCTGTCAACATTGACCTCGCGCCGGATGGCACGCTCTATGGCATAGAGTTTCTCAACGCTAATGAGCAAATCAGCGGCTTTCCCGGAGGCGAGTTCGTCGTAGTCAACGAAGCCAGCGGCGCCAAGGCTAAGTTGGAGTTGCCTTGAAAGGATCTCCATGCACATTCACCATTCCGTCACCCTTCCGTCACAGGGTATTTAAAGGCACTGCTAAAGGATAATCCTTTCGCGTGACGATGTGACGATAATTTTGCTACACCCCGGCTGCTGCCAGCGCCGAATTGATATGTTACATTCCATTACTCATCATTCATTAGTCATTTGCAATGGCTGAAACTATCACCTTATGGGTCGGCGGGTTGTTGACGCTGATGATCTTCAGTTTCCTCTACAAGGACAACCCCTATTACAAGTTCGCCGAGCACCTCTTCGTAGGCGTCTCCGCGGCTTACTGGATGGTCGTCGCCTTCTGGACAACGTTCATCCCGAACCTGATCGCCTACCTCTATCCGCCGTCGATGGGCTGGTTCGCTGCCAACCCGAACGAGGCTAAGGTGGTGATCGACAACCTCCACGCCCTCGAATGGTGGCAGCGGTGGGGTCGGCTTGTGCCGCTCATTCTGGGTCTGATGATGCTGACCCGCCTGTTACCCAGGGCGTCGTGGATTTCGCGCTGGCCGATGGCGTTCATCATCGGCTTCTCGGCCGGGACGAACCTGACCCGCTACCTCCAGAGCGACTTCATAGCGCAGATTCGGGCAACACTTATACCGTTGGTTGTCGTCGGAGCGGACGGCTTCAGCCTCGGCGCGACGATCACCAATCTGGTCATCGTCGGCGGCGTCCTGACCGCGCTCGTCTATTTCTTCTTCTCAAAAGAGCATAAAGGCTGGTTCGGAGGTACCGCACGGGTTGGGATATGGGTCTTGATGGTAGCGTTCGGAGCGGCGTTTGGCTACACGGTGATGGCGCGCATCAGCCTCTTGATCGGGCGAATGAACTTCATGGGCCGGTGGATCGAGAGCGTGTTTTGAGTGCAGAATGAAGAATTCAGAGTGTAGAATGAAGATACTACTTTGAAAGCCAGCGATACAGTCAAGGGGGGTGGACTTGCCATCCTGCTTTCCTTTATTGATGTAGGATTGGCAGTGGCTCAAGAGGCGGTTGGCAGCAGCGCAACGCCCGATACGCGCCTTTTCAACCCACAACGAGCCAATACGCTCATGGTCGTAGCGATCTTCTTCGGATCGGTGCTCTTCTTCATGCGCGAAACGCGACGCGGCCGGTATCTCTTTATCCGCCGCATCGCCGGGCTTGAGGCTGCCGACGAAGCGATCGGTCGTGCCACTGAAATGGGCCGTCCGGTGCTTTACATCCCCGGCATTATGGATGTCGATAACATTCAGACTATCGCCTCTATGGTAATCCTGACCGACATCTCGAAACGGACCGCGACCTTCGATGTGCCGGTGATCGTGCCGCTGAACCAGCCCTTCCTGGTGCCGCTTGCCGAAGAGTCAGTCAAGGAGGGATGCCTCAGAGCCGGCCGCCCCGACGCATTTATCCGCGACAACATTCGCTATCTCTCGAGTGAGCAGTTCGCGTTTACCGCTGGCGTCACCGGGATAATGAACCGCGAGAAACCGATGGCGAACTTCTTCCTGGGAGCCTTCTTTGCCGAGTCGTTGATCATCTCGGAAGTTGGTTTTGCGACCGGAGCGATCCAGATTGCCGGGACGGCAAATGTCCATCAATTGCCGTTCTTTGTGGCGGCTTGCGACTATACCTTGATCGGCGAGGAATTCTTCGCGGCATCCGCTTATCTCTCGAAGGACCCGCAACTATTAGGTACCCTCAAAGGCGCCGACCTGACCAAAGCGCTCTTGATGGCGATCCTTGTGATCGGGAGTTTTCTGGCTTGGGCCGGCTTGAACGGGCTGGGCCGGTTCTTCGCAGCGGGAGGGTGAATTTCACAGTGCCTGAGCGATAGGATTCAACTCCGCTGATACTTCTGTCCCGAAAGTCGTTTTTCCAAATCACTGATCGAGACCCCTTCCTTGTCCTCTCCCAAGTCCCGCACCAAGTTCGTCTTCTTTACCGGCGGCGTAGTATCGTCGCTTGGAAAGGGGATTGCCGCGGCGTCGCTTGGCGCGCTCCTGAAGAGCCGCGGCCTCCGCGTCACCATAATGAAACTCGACCCTTACATCAACGTCGATCCGGGGACGATGAATCCGTTCCAGCACGGCGAAGTCTATGTAACCGACGACGGGGCCGAGACCGACCTCGATTTGGGGCACTATGAGCGGTTCCTCGATATCTCGATGAGCCGCCTCAATAACGCCACCACCGGCCAGATCTACGAGACGGTCATCAATCGCGAGCGCGCCGGCGACTACCTCGGCGGGACGGTTCAGGTTATCCCCCACATCACCGATGAGATAAAGCGCCGGATCAAGGCTGTGGCCTCATCCGGCAAGGGCTGGGACGTCGTTCTGCTTGAGATCGGTGGCACCGTCGGGGATATCGAAGGTCTGCCTTTCCTCGAAGCAATCCGCCAACTGGGGCTTGAACTTGGCCCGCGCAACTGCTGCTATGTCCATCTGACACTGATTCCCTACCTCGAATCCTCAGGCGAAATGAAGACCAAGCCGACCCAACACTCGGTGCAAAAGTTGCGCGAGATAGGAATTCAACCCGATATCCTTCTTTGCCGGACGCATCAGGAGATACCGTCAGATATGAAACGCAAGATCGGACTATTTTGCAGTGTGCGGAGCGATGCTGTGATCGAAGCGCGCGATGTCGAGAGCATTTATGAGGTTCCATTAAATCTTCAGGCACAGCAATTGGACCAAATTGTAGCGCGCCGGCTAGGGCTTGATGGCCTGGCGCCTGACATGAACTCCTGGAGCTTGACGCTTAGCAGAATACATAAGCCCCAAAAATCGGTGCGCGTTGCCATATGCGGTAAATACACTGGCTTGCACGATGCCTACAAGTCGATCATTGAGTCATTTGTTCATGCCGGTGGTGAGAACGATGTTCGTGTTCACCTCGATTGGCTCGACTCCGAGAAGGTTACTGATGCCAACGTCGGAGAACACTTGAAGAATATCGTCGGTTTGCTTATTCCGGGCGGCTTCGGCGATCGGGGCATCGAAGGGAAGATCGCCGCAATCCGATTTGTTCGCGAGAATGACATCCCGTTTTTGGGTATCTGCTTGGGAATGCAGTGTGCGGTGATTGAGTTTGCCCGCAATGTGGTTGGCTGGAAAGACGCCAATTCGTCGGAATTTAACGATAAGACCCGTCACCCGGTGATAGATCTTTTGCCCGAGCAGCGCAAATTGCGGCGCAAGGGCGGCACCATGCGACTCGGCGCCCAGCCCTGCCACTGCCTGCCCGGGACGAAAGCGCATCACATCTACGGTTCGGAAATAGTTAGCGAACGGCATCGCCACCGTTATGAGGTGAACAACGACTATCGCGAGGACCTGGAGGAGGCAGGGCTGGTTTTCGGGGGGCTCTCACCCGATCATCAGTTAGTGGAGATGATCGAACTTCCGGGACATCCCTGGTTTGTTGGGTGTCAGTTTCATCCCGAACTAAAGAGCCGTTTCACCAAAGCGCATCCGCTCTTCCGTGAGTTTGTGAAGGCAGCACGCGAGGGGTGACCTATCTCAATGCAACTTCTTGGATATTCACGGATTTAAATAGGCATCTATCCGATAGTTGACACGAGGACTCAAGTTGATTCGCTGATATCGAACAACTCTTCATCCCTGCCAACATGTCATCACTTTTCCAACAGAAGTGTCCAGGATTCGTAGCAACTTGTAGGGCGGAGCCTGCCATCTTGACCATCCTTGCTTAATCGCCATTTCAATTTTCAGGAGAGTCATTGCGTTTGCACATCTTGTCAGGCCTCGCCCTGGTCATGCATATGCTATTCCCGACCCTTTCACGAGCCGGTGAGATCACCGGGGAAGTCATCCTGCCGGCGATAGCGACGCACGGATCTGTTCCGTTATCGCCCTATGCCCGGGCACGATACGGCGCCGCAGCAGGAATTTCGGAAGGCTCCGCTGATGAATTCATTGCAGTCGTATGCATCGACCGGCATATCAATTTGATTCCAGCACCCCCGCCCCGCGATTATCCTGTAGTCGATCAAAAGAAACTTACCATCGTACCGCATCTTCTCCCCATTCAAGTCGGGACGACGGTGCGCTTTACCAACTCCGACAGCATCTATCACAATCTTTTCAGTCTTAGTCCTGCCAAGCGCTTCGACCTTGGGCGCTATCCCAAAGGACGTTTTCGAGACCTGACTTTCGACAAGATCGGGGTGGTGTCAGTCTTTTGCGATATGCACGCGACAATGAGTGGGGTGATCTATGTGATGCCCAATTCCTATTATGTGGGAGTGAAAGTAGATGGAAAGTTCCGGCTGTCCGACGTTCCGGCTGGAGACTACAGACTTATGGCCTGGCACGAACGGCTTGGCGAACGCAGCCAGTCGGTAACGGTTCCTGCCGAAGGTGAGGTGAAAGTCAACTTCGATTATCGCTAATCAGCAGAGATAAACAACCTTGACTTTCAGGGCGCGGCTTTTTATGGTCTTTGCTGCGATGAGTGCGATTCTCATCGGAGTGGCGATTATTGTTGTAAATGTGCAATTTAGACAGCACGCTATCGAGCGTCAGCGTGACGAGTTCGCCGTTGTGCATCAGCGCGTTGACCGGTTCCTTCGACTAAGTTTCGACAACCTGACCGGACTTGCTACTAACGTCGCTCAAGACCCGCGACTAAAGGCGAGTATCTCAACCGCCGACCGCGCCACTATAACTCTCGCGCTCGATGAACTCTATGCCAACTACTGGACCGACTACTTCTGGCTGCTTGACCGGGATGGTGTCGTCATGGCGCGAGTAGATCGACCCCGGTTATGGGGTGACACACTACGCGAACTGCCTGTGGTGCGGGACGCGCTCTCTGGTTATTCATCGGGTGACATTTGGTTACGTGAAGGCCGGCTCTTCCAAGTTGCTGCGGCTCCAATTCTTAGCAGTGACATTGAGGTCGGGGTCCTACTCTTGGGAGTGGACTTTAGCCGGATTTTAGACGAGCAGTTCTTCCAACTCTCCGGTCTGGAAACAGCGCTCATCAGCGGCGAGCGCCTCTCCGCAAGTTCGGTTTCCAGTGAGCGTAGAACCTTGATCCAGTCCGCACTGGTTCAGGCGAGCAAAAAGGATCTTGTTTCCGAGTCAATGCCGGTTGTTCCTATCGGAGTGGATACCTTAAAGTCGGCACCGCATATTCGGTTCGACGTTGCCGGTGAAGAATTCGGTGGTGGCGGCTTTGCTCTGGCTGACATTACAGGTCAGATTGTGGCCCTTGGCGTAGCCTTTCGGTCGATGGAAATAGAGAATCAGCATTACCGGATGATTCAGAACGCGCTCCTACTGGTTGGTATAGGAGCCGTCTTAGCTTCGCTAACTGCGGCTTACTTCATTGCAAGACGCATCACGCGTCCGATTCAGAGGTTGGTGCGCTCGTCGGAACGGCTCGGTGACGGCGACCTCGACACTCCCATCAAACCAGATAACAACGATGAGATCGGAGCACTGGCTAATGCCCTCGACAGTCTGCGCATCTCATTGCGCAAAGCCCGGGAAGACCTGATCCAAAGTGAACGACTTTCCACTATTGGCCGCATGGCTTCGTCGATCATCCACGACTTTCGTCAGCCTATTTCGGCGATTTATGGGTACCTCGATCTCTTAACGATGCCGGGCTTTCCCGCCGACGAGCGCGAACTTCACAAGGAAAAACTAACCAAACAGATCGACCGTATGATCGGTATGATCAACGAACTGCTCGACTTCGCCCGGGGAGAAGGCCGGCTTAGCCCCGAACCGATCCGTTTGACAGACTTTCTCGACGAACTGAGGATCACCTTCGAGCGTGAGTGTCAGATACGACAGATCAAATTCGTTACCGAGTATGGCTGGGATGGGGAAGTGGTGATCGATGCTCGACGATTGCAGCGCGGTGTCGAGAATATCATCCGGAACGCCATCCAGGCTGTCGGCGACGGCGGGCGCATCGAACTGCGTTCCGAGTGCCATCGTGAGTGGTGCGAAATCGGCATACGCGACAACGGTCCCGGGATTCCACTGGAAGTCATCGGAACGATCTTCGAGCCCTTTGTGACTTACGGCAAAAAGGAGGGCACCGGACTTGGACTCGCGGTTGCGCAGAAAGTCGTCCGCGAGCATGGCGGTGAAATCTCGGTTGAAAGCATCAAGGGCGAAGGCACCAATTTCACTATCCGCCTGCCGGGATCTAAATTGCACCCTCAAGGGCAAATTGTACCCCAAACCGGGACGGCGTCCGAGAATTCAATTTAGTGAATACAATCATAATGAGAATAAGAGCACTAAGCATCTTCAGTATTCTAGCGCCGATCCTGATCGACTTCCGACCGGCGATTGCCGACTATGGCGTCCTCGGCAGTGACAATCTGCAGATCGCCGGCGACATCATGGTTACGGCCCGGGTGCTTGACAAGTTGACAGCGATCAACCGTAACATACGGCAGGACGATCCCTTCAACTTCTACCGCATTAGAACCTTCCTGACCGGCCGTGCAGACGAGCATCTCAGTTACTACATTGAGATGCTTTGGGATAGCAAGGCTGCGCCTCGTATTCAAGGCGCCTATTTGCAGGCGGGTCGTTATTTCGGCGGGTTGACGATCAAGTTCGGGGCGATACCGTCGCCCTTCGGAAACTTCAGCCACCGCTCGACCTATTACAATCAGAGCGGCCTTATCGGAGTTCCAGTAATATGGCACTATAGTACCCCGCTTCAACGGTTCGGGCAATCGAGCAATGCCTCGCTAATGAGCGGCCGCAACCGCGT
Coding sequences within it:
- a CDS encoding DUF2283 domain-containing protein; its protein translation is MFLTYDPKFNVAYLRLKESSGEVETIKVSDAVNIDLAPDGTLYGIEFLNANEQISGFPGGEFVVVNEASGAKAKLELP
- a CDS encoding CTP synthase → MSSPKSRTKFVFFTGGVVSSLGKGIAAASLGALLKSRGLRVTIMKLDPYINVDPGTMNPFQHGEVYVTDDGAETDLDLGHYERFLDISMSRLNNATTGQIYETVINRERAGDYLGGTVQVIPHITDEIKRRIKAVASSGKGWDVVLLEIGGTVGDIEGLPFLEAIRQLGLELGPRNCCYVHLTLIPYLESSGEMKTKPTQHSVQKLREIGIQPDILLCRTHQEIPSDMKRKIGLFCSVRSDAVIEARDVESIYEVPLNLQAQQLDQIVARRLGLDGLAPDMNSWSLTLSRIHKPQKSVRVAICGKYTGLHDAYKSIIESFVHAGGENDVRVHLDWLDSEKVTDANVGEHLKNIVGLLIPGGFGDRGIEGKIAAIRFVRENDIPFLGICLGMQCAVIEFARNVVGWKDANSSEFNDKTRHPVIDLLPEQRKLRRKGGTMRLGAQPCHCLPGTKAHHIYGSEIVSERHRHRYEVNNDYREDLEEAGLVFGGLSPDHQLVEMIELPGHPWFVGCQFHPELKSRFTKAHPLFREFVKAAREG
- a CDS encoding HAMP domain-containing protein is translated as MTFRARLFMVFAAMSAILIGVAIIVVNVQFRQHAIERQRDEFAVVHQRVDRFLRLSFDNLTGLATNVAQDPRLKASISTADRATITLALDELYANYWTDYFWLLDRDGVVMARVDRPRLWGDTLRELPVVRDALSGYSSGDIWLREGRLFQVAAAPILSSDIEVGVLLLGVDFSRILDEQFFQLSGLETALISGERLSASSVSSERRTLIQSALVQASKKDLVSESMPVVPIGVDTLKSAPHIRFDVAGEEFGGGGFALADITGQIVALGVAFRSMEIENQHYRMIQNALLLVGIGAVLASLTAAYFIARRITRPIQRLVRSSERLGDGDLDTPIKPDNNDEIGALANALDSLRISLRKAREDLIQSERLSTIGRMASSIIHDFRQPISAIYGYLDLLTMPGFPADERELHKEKLTKQIDRMIGMINELLDFARGEGRLSPEPIRLTDFLDELRITFERECQIRQIKFVTEYGWDGEVVIDARRLQRGVENIIRNAIQAVGDGGRIELRSECHREWCEIGIRDNGPGIPLEVIGTIFEPFVTYGKKEGTGLGLAVAQKVVREHGGEISVESIKGEGTNFTIRLPGSKLHPQGQIVPQTGTASENSI